TATTTTCACACTCCAAAATATTTCCTTCAAGACCCTTGATCACTGATTTATATCTCAATCTAAATTAGGTGTTTAACCCTATACTTGAAGAGCAATTCTGACTTAAACTATCATAAGCTAATTAATTCTGAGAGGTGCGTTCATTCATATTCTTCAAGTATAGTAGTGAATGCTATTGTCAAATTTATTGGCTAATATACTGTAGCAAACATGTTGGTGGACTAAAGCCTCTAAATCAGAGGTAATAGGGTTAATTATTATCTAAAAATTGCTCTGTGGTTTCCAGCCTGCCAGCTTTGATTGTTTCTCTGGGGGAGCCCAGCCCAGATGGCATTTGACTGTAGGCTTTGACCTAAGAGGGGAGGGCCTGTGGGAAGAGGGACAAGGTGCATCTCATAAGACTAATTAATTTACTATTATAGCACCTGTTCCAGAAAAGATAGGGCTGTGGAGAAAAATGATCCCCAAGCACAGCAGTTGGCTCACTAGTAAATGGGTTTGAGCTGATTACATTAAGCTGATGCTTTGATCATCTAAAGGCGTTAAAATGGAAATATATGTATGCAGCGGCTGTCAACCTCAGTGAGTGTGCAGTGAGGACACTCAGGGTATCTTCCATTGTATCTGTTcaagaaataaaaaaataaaatttagcAAATTTATATACAGGAGAAATTGTTTGCAATGTTTTACGTCTGATAAAATTAGTACTAATCCTTTAGGGCAtttaagtggaaatgaatagagtGAAAGTGAGAACAGATTAGCATATTCTGAATCCATTTGCAAGCAGTATATGTGTACAAAAGGATTTGCTTTCAGTAGTTATTATTCCATCGTGAAAGCTTAATTTCACAATTTTGCCCTAATTTCACTTGAAGTGGGCTCTGATATTTTGTGTAAACATTGTTGAATTGATTAAAAAAGCCTTCCCCAAGGACTGAACAACGAGTGTGCCTACACGTATTGCTCTAAGTTAATATTTAACTGAGTTTATTCATGCAGGTTTAGTTAATCTGTATTTACTAGATGTGAGATCTCCAAATTTTTAGATAGGTTTGGAAAAGAGCCATTTTGTTAAGCAAGATTTTAAGATTTTGAGCAAGTTTACTTGGAATTTAAGTTTGTTGAATTATCCAGCTGACTCAATAATTCAGTATGTGTGACTCAGTGGGTGGTATTAAATGGAGGTGGTGGGTGTCTCACCACCCGCACATGGAGAGCTAATGATAGTCCTGTGTTTCCTGTTTTAAGGCCCACTCAGGCACTTACTGGGAAGCGGCAGGCTTTCCCCAGGATCAAGGACCCTGAGGTGGGTAGAAGTTGCACACCAAAAACTGCCAGCCAATTAGAGGCGAATAGCTCTTTGTTCCGACCAGGATATTAACGGATCTCGGCACGGGTGAGTGATGGCAGGGTGAAGATCAAAGGGAGGGTTGAAGAAGTCGGCAGCATGGATGGGGTGGCTTTCAGCAGGACTCCTCCTAACCAAAGCCAGGTCCCTCATTCAGGCACTGAGTATCTGACAATGAGGGAACCCCCTCCCACCATGTGTTCCTTCAATCAAGCATATCAGGGTTTGCTTTTTGTACCTTCTGCAAGGTGAGTTTTCCAACACAACAGAAGCAGGATGAGGCTCTGAATTGGGCATTAAtttccacttaagggcctcaattgtcccattgtttaagaaggggaacagagacttccccgggaattatagaccggtgagtctcacttctgttgtcggcaagatgttggaaaaaattataagggataggatttatagttatttggagagtaatgaattgataggtgatagtcagcatggttttgtggcaggtaggtcgtgccttactaaccttattgagttttttgagaaagtgaccaaggaggtggatgggggcaaggcagtggacgtggtatatatggattttagtaaggcgtttgataaggttcaccatggtaggcttctgcagaaaatgcagatgtatgggattgggggtgatctaggaaattggatcaggaattggctagcggataggaaacagagggtggtggttgatagtaaatattcatcatggagtgcggttacaagtggtgtacctcagggatctgttttggggccactgctgtttgtaatatttattaatgatctggatgagggtatagttgggtggattagcaaatttgctgatgacaccaaagtcggtggtgtggtagacagtgaggaagggtgtcgtagtttgcaggaagacttagacaggttgcaaagttgggccgagaggtggcggatggagtttaatgcggagaagtgtgaggtaattcactttggtaggaataacagatgtgttgagtatagggctaacgggaggactttgaatagtgtggaggagcagagggatctaggtgtatgtgtgcatagatccctgaaagttgggaatcaagtagataaggttgttaagaaggcatatggtgtcttggcgtttattggtagggggattgaatttaggagtcgtagcgttatgttgcaactgtacacaactctggtgcggccgcacttggagtactgtgtgcagttctggtccccacattacaggaaggatgtggaggctttggagagggtgcagaggaggtttaccaggatgttgcctggtatggaggggagatcctatgaggagaggctgagggatttgggattgttttcgctggaaaggcggcggctaagaggggatcttattgaaacatataagatgattagaggtttagatagggtggatagtgatagcctttttcctctgatggagaaatccagcacgagggggcatggctttaaattgagggggggtagttatagaaccgatgtcaggggtaggttctttacccagagggtggtgagggattggaatgccctgccagcatcagttgtaaatgcgcctagtttgggggcgtttaagagatccgtagataggttcatggacgaaaaaaaattggtttaggttggagggtcacagttttttttttaactggtcggtgcaacatcgtgggccgaagggcctgttctgcgctgtaatgttctatgttctatgttcagggcTGTTACGGGGTTTCTTTCAGAGACAAAGTATTGCCAaaactttagctaatacaaagacttgtgacacagcatcctggtgaaaggCATTTTTATTGACCAATGCGAGACAAAACACCTGGAAAATGTGTACAAGGAAGGCCCGAGATGGCACGGGTGGATAATATCGGAATGTGGACCGGTCTCTCGATGGGacaggcagtgagagcagctgagaaATCAGTGGAGAAAGATTGTTCAGAGTGCGGCCAACCCTCAGAACGAGGACGGATGAGCGACAAGACACCTGTAGTGGGAGGAAAaagactatttactatccaggataaaattaaTGTACTCTATAGAAACTCGGAGCAGGctatttgagtctgctccaccattcaatatgatcatggctgatcctcgatctcaataccatattctccccacaccgcttgaagccattaaaatctaaaacaaaatctatctcttccttgaacatattcagtgacttggattccacagccttctgtggtggagaattccacaagttcactaccctttgagttaagaattttttcctcatctcagtctcatcTGACAtctgcttttgtggatcatttcagtggaaatgtgccctcGCTCAAAGGGAATCAGCCACTGGAATGCAAATtgagagaccggccagtccaacagcaagaaaccctctgaccctcccacttcaccatctgtcagaatgaacatggttcagtcccggatgtgattaacagcagcaataagagCAGAATACAACCccagtcatcacttgtgaacccgctggtgtctcagcaggtgggatgactgagtgaatcccttcccacagtcagagcaggtgaatggtctctccccagtgtgaactcgctggtgtgtctgcaggttcgatgaccgattgaatcccttcccacactgagagcaggtaaatggcttctccccagtgtgaacccgctggtgtgtcagcagggtaggTAAATCACTGAATCGCTTCTCACACtccgagcaggtgaaaggcctctccctgtccccgctgtgaatttgctggtgtctcagcagattggctaactgactgaatcccctcccacaattggagcaggtgaacggcctctccccagtgtgaactcgttggtgtgtcagcagggtggaggaatctccaaatcctttcccacacacggagcagatgaatggcctctccccagtgtgaactcgctgatgtgccagcaggtcagatgaatctctgaatcctttcccacactctgagcaggtgaatggtctctccccagtgtgaacgcgatggtgtctctgcagactggataaccgagtgaatcccttcccacactcagaacaagtgaacagcctctccttggtgtgaacttgctggtgtaccagcagggtggatgaatctctgcatctttttccacacactgagcaggtgaatggtctctccccagagtgaactcgaCGGTGTCTCACTAGATTGG
This is a stretch of genomic DNA from Mustelus asterias unplaced genomic scaffold, sMusAst1.hap1.1 HAP1_SCAFFOLD_586, whole genome shotgun sequence. It encodes these proteins:
- the LOC144487084 gene encoding uncharacterized protein LOC144487084, coding for MLYVEHAHYHFARSPASAGVAFFNGELEDLKTAIVLRLQCFWHLSSCRFQQEVLNLRTVKLFQSHTGERPFTCYQCGKRFTNSSDLLTHQRVHTGERPFTCSDCGKKFSISSNLVRHRRVHSGERPFTCSVCGKRCRDSSTLLVHQQVHTKERLFTCSECGKGFTRLSSLQRHHRVHTGERPFTCSECGKGFRDSSDLLAHQRVHTGERPFICSVCGKGFGDSSTLLTHQRVHTGERPFTCSNCGRGFSQLANLLRHQQIHSGDRERPFTCSECEKRFSDLPTLLTHQRVHTGEKPFTCSQCGKGFNRSSNLQTHQRVHTGERPFTCSDCGKGFTQSSHLLRHQRVHK